One region of Chthonomonadales bacterium genomic DNA includes:
- a CDS encoding SDR family oxidoreductase — protein MLVTPADAGIGRAIALALGRGARRAARRPQFRRRLLGRGGAARVALFLASDAARYIVGQTLVADGGTTAWLAFSDAFRDLDPTPWGRGYVPDA, from the coding sequence GTGCTCGTGACACCCGCGGATGCGGGCATCGGGCGGGCCATCGCGCTGGCGTTGGGCCGGGGCGCGCGCCGCGCTGCACGACGCCCACAGTTCAGACGGCGCCTCCTCGGCCGTGGAGGAGCTGCGCGCGTCGCCCTCTTCCTGGCATCCGACGCGGCACGCTACATCGTCGGGCAGACCCTCGTGGCCGACGGCGGCACCACGGCCTGGCTCGCCTTCAGCGATGCCTTCCGCGATCTCGACCCGACACCCTGGGGCCGCGGCTACGTGCCCGACGCATGA
- a CDS encoding GNAT family N-acetyltransferase, with protein sequence MPDAHTDPPPAIAVTPEPGGSHRVELSVQDRPVSRLWIVPFTLRVGAAMVRMDGIGGVGTDESHRLRGYSRRVLEHAVDRMRRGDAALGMLYGIRDFYARFGFATAGPDHLLFLTDLERDAALPPGWAVRSLACGDLAAVRGLYGVATANAVGAAVRAPNAGAWAQLARAADGSGGDACRVLTDPRGQVRGYAWLARWCWYVSDNLEKAYPDALVVGEAVADGPASADAVLAACRLWAREERAVREVRQVVLGTAPEGPLAAAAMHQDARFVHEFVACGGSMARVLDVERLLSSLAPELERRLAAARPGFAGTLRLRTDLGDAVLRVGRGRVRLVPGGGAVPATDAEAVLDQGTLARLALGAFAPEDLLARLPAPPGPEAARLLAALFPARLPHMHLPDRF encoded by the coding sequence GTGCCCGACGCACATACCGACCCGCCGCCCGCCATCGCCGTGACGCCGGAGCCCGGGGGCTCGCACCGCGTCGAGCTCTCCGTCCAGGACCGGCCCGTCAGCCGCCTCTGGATCGTTCCCTTCACGCTGCGCGTCGGCGCCGCGATGGTGCGGATGGACGGCATCGGCGGGGTGGGGACCGACGAGAGCCACCGCTTGCGCGGATACTCGCGCCGCGTCCTCGAGCACGCTGTTGACCGCATGCGTCGGGGCGATGCGGCCCTCGGCATGCTCTACGGCATCCGGGACTTCTATGCCCGGTTCGGTTTCGCGACGGCCGGCCCCGACCACCTCCTCTTCCTGACGGATCTGGAGCGTGACGCCGCCCTGCCGCCTGGCTGGGCCGTGCGATCGCTGGCGTGCGGCGACCTGGCGGCGGTGCGCGGGCTCTACGGGGTCGCCACCGCCAACGCGGTCGGAGCCGCGGTGCGCGCCCCGAACGCGGGCGCATGGGCGCAACTGGCGCGCGCGGCCGATGGCTCCGGGGGCGATGCCTGCCGGGTGTTGACGGACCCCCGCGGGCAAGTGCGCGGCTACGCATGGCTCGCTCGCTGGTGCTGGTACGTGAGCGACAACCTCGAGAAGGCGTACCCGGACGCCCTGGTGGTCGGCGAGGCCGTGGCCGACGGACCGGCGTCGGCGGACGCCGTGCTGGCCGCCTGCCGGCTCTGGGCTCGCGAGGAGCGAGCGGTGCGGGAGGTCCGGCAGGTGGTTCTGGGCACCGCGCCCGAGGGCCCGCTCGCGGCGGCGGCCATGCATCAGGACGCGCGCTTCGTGCATGAGTTCGTCGCATGCGGCGGCTCCATGGCCCGCGTGCTCGATGTGGAGCGCCTTCTTTCGTCGCTCGCGCCGGAGTTGGAGCGCCGCTTGGCCGCCGCGCGGCCCGGCTTCGCCGGCACGCTGCGCCTCAGAACCGATCTGGGCGATGCGGTGCTGCGCGTCGGCCGTGGCCGTGTGCGCCTGGTTCCCGGCGGTGGGGCCGTCCCCGCAACCGACGCCGAGGCCGTGCTCGACCAGGGCACGCTCGCGCGCCTGGCGCTGGGCGCCTTCGCTCCCGAGGACCTTCTCGCGCGGCTGCCCGCCCCGCCAGGGCCCGAGGCGGCGCGCCTGCTCGCCGCCCTCTTCCCCGCGCGCCTCCCGCACATGCACCTGCCCGACCGCTTCTGA
- a CDS encoding N-acetyltransferase: MPTYNRVAPDVRLGVGVRLFGFVNLYGCVIGDGTRIGAFVEVQKNASIGAMCKIQSHSFICEGVTIEDEVFVGHGVMFINDPDPRATAGGALQTEADWVVVPTRVCRRASIGSNATILAGITVGEGALVGAGAVVTRDVPAGAVIAGNPARFRRMRDDTGGNDEQDA; the protein is encoded by the coding sequence ATGCCCACGTACAACCGCGTCGCGCCGGACGTGCGCCTGGGAGTGGGCGTGCGCCTGTTCGGCTTCGTGAACCTCTACGGCTGCGTCATCGGCGACGGCACGCGCATCGGCGCCTTCGTGGAGGTTCAGAAGAACGCCTCGATCGGCGCGATGTGCAAGATACAGAGCCACTCGTTCATCTGCGAGGGCGTCACCATCGAGGACGAGGTTTTCGTGGGCCACGGGGTCATGTTCATCAATGACCCGGACCCGCGGGCTACGGCCGGCGGCGCGCTGCAGACCGAGGCGGACTGGGTCGTGGTGCCCACGCGAGTCTGCCGGCGCGCCTCGATCGGGAGCAACGCCACCATCCTCGCCGGGATCACCGTCGGCGAGGGCGCCCTGGTGGGGGCCGGCGCCGTGGTTACGCGCGACGTGCCGGCCGGCGCGGTGATTGCCGGCAATCCAGCCCGATTCCGCCGAATGCGCGACGACACTGGAGGTAATGATGAGCAAGACGCCTGA
- a CDS encoding DegT/DnrJ/EryC1/StrS family aminotransferase, with product MSERPSPIPVARPSLGEEEAAAAREVILSGWVTQGPQVRAFEEEFAAAFGARHACAVSSCTTALHLALIALGVGPGDEVVTVSHSFIATANAVRYCGATPVFVDIDPTTYNLDPALLEAAITPRTRAILPVHQVGMPCDLPAILAIAGRHGLPVVEDAACAIGSEVHVASDWQPVGRPHGAVACFSFHPRKVLTTGDGGMLTTADPALDARFRLLRQHGMSVPDTVRHAATQVLFEQYPELGYNYRMTDIQAAVGRVQLRRLPAMLERRRALAHAYTEALGGAPGLCPPAVPPWARPNFQSYPVRVDPGYPLSRDALMQLLLDQGISTRRGIMNAHQEPACAGIAHGPLPRSESARDAVLLLPLYDAMTPGDQGRVVHALLAPLASR from the coding sequence ATGAGCGAGCGGCCGTCCCCCATACCGGTGGCAAGGCCCTCGCTGGGCGAGGAGGAGGCCGCCGCCGCGCGCGAGGTCATCCTCTCCGGCTGGGTGACGCAGGGCCCGCAGGTGCGCGCGTTCGAGGAGGAGTTCGCGGCGGCCTTCGGCGCGCGCCACGCCTGCGCCGTGTCGAGTTGCACCACGGCGCTGCACCTGGCGCTGATCGCGCTGGGAGTCGGGCCGGGCGACGAGGTCGTGACGGTCAGCCACTCGTTCATCGCCACCGCCAACGCGGTGCGCTACTGCGGCGCGACGCCGGTCTTTGTAGACATCGACCCGACCACCTACAACCTGGACCCCGCGCTGCTGGAAGCGGCCATCACGCCGCGCACCAGGGCGATCCTGCCCGTGCACCAGGTCGGCATGCCGTGCGATCTGCCGGCGATCCTGGCCATCGCTGGCAGGCACGGTCTTCCCGTCGTGGAAGACGCCGCCTGCGCCATCGGCAGCGAGGTGCATGTGGCGAGCGATTGGCAGCCTGTCGGTCGCCCGCACGGCGCGGTGGCCTGCTTCTCGTTCCACCCGCGCAAGGTGCTCACGACGGGCGACGGCGGGATGCTGACCACGGCGGACCCGGCGCTCGACGCGCGCTTCCGCCTTCTGCGCCAGCACGGCATGAGCGTGCCGGACACGGTGCGCCACGCCGCCACGCAGGTCCTCTTCGAGCAGTACCCGGAGCTCGGCTACAACTACCGGATGACGGACATTCAGGCCGCGGTCGGCCGGGTGCAGCTTCGCCGCCTGCCCGCGATGCTGGAGCGCCGGCGCGCCCTGGCGCACGCCTATACCGAGGCGCTTGGCGGTGCGCCCGGCCTCTGCCCGCCGGCCGTGCCGCCCTGGGCCCGCCCGAACTTCCAGAGCTACCCCGTCCGCGTGGACCCCGGCTACCCGCTCTCTCGGGACGCGTTGATGCAGCTCCTTCTGGACCAGGGCATCAGCACGCGGCGCGGCATCATGAACGCTCACCAGGAGCCGGCCTGCGCCGGAATCGCGCACGGGCCGCTCCCCCGGTCCGAGAGCGCGCGCGACGCCGTCCTGCTCCTGCCACTCTACGACGCCATGACTCCCGGCGATCAGGGGCGGGTCGTCCACGCGCTGCTCGCGCCGCTGGCGAGCCGGTGA
- a CDS encoding discoidin domain-containing protein: protein MPMRAPRIALCAAALLAAVPAVASQAGHGRLTPTFIARAHGTLVASAVATAPPYGADASGGADCTPALQRALDAVANDGGGVVYLPPGRYRVDGALRIGYAVALAGAGAPGARPAERPATLLLAAGPPTDRPLLDLSAAEGAVMDLGIAYPNQWPDDVVAYPFAISGRMLQVRNVTLLNAFNGLEMTAAGGCVVDGLRGTVLRRGVLAPDSTEFSWMRDVRFSNAWWESWSRALSGADMGRERCRALDAFTRRHLVALELGRIDGMAIDGLEAPDAAVPVRIEKGPHVQQHAVFGYGGVARGLPARRQEFGWDPWYYGMHYADVDEVPEARGLVRRAAPLPAPARRDAGSFVDVGAPPYEAAGDGAADDTSTIEAALRHAGARGGGTVYLRPGVYRVTRPLVVPTGVELRGALGIGKARSYRESCALLADFGASTLEPRLAPALLTLDPRAGVRGLELLWAGQTYGAEPPRPFPFALRGRGPGIWAVDLLIVNATRGIDLATHRCDGHVVSGVWATAYEEGLVVGGGSRGGWLERVTISYGPWSESARRPAGATAEDRDAVAAYHRAHSVHFTFGDCEGESAWGLCGFDPRVHFRFREEAGRGCLRASFWLSMLDVADRTLIEADAGEEIAFVGLFGTGGRDRVHNWVEVAPGFRGPLRVYAKTIQQSFVNHPYRWRPGQVLLYDAPSAATNRPTSASASAPGSRPSAATDRDPRTVWAAPRGSWLQVDLGRTMRIGRFGVESAGLFGDASGNVTEAELRVSADGRTFRRVAVVRSYGQPWADRPVEPVTARWVRLYPVCGGDGAVRVATFSVHEARSAHGSPVAAAAAR, encoded by the coding sequence ATGCCGATGCGCGCCCCGAGGATCGCCCTGTGCGCGGCCGCCCTCCTGGCCGCCGTTCCCGCAGTCGCAAGCCAGGCCGGCCACGGCAGGCTGACGCCCACGTTCATCGCGCGGGCACACGGCACCCTCGTGGCGAGCGCCGTGGCCACAGCGCCGCCCTACGGTGCCGACGCCAGCGGCGGGGCCGACTGCACCCCGGCGCTCCAACGCGCCCTCGACGCCGTCGCCAACGACGGGGGCGGCGTGGTCTATCTGCCCCCGGGGCGCTACCGGGTGGACGGCGCCCTCCGCATCGGCTACGCCGTCGCGCTCGCCGGGGCCGGCGCGCCTGGCGCGCGGCCCGCGGAGCGGCCGGCGACCCTCCTCCTCGCCGCAGGTCCGCCCACCGACCGCCCGCTGCTCGACCTCTCGGCCGCCGAGGGGGCCGTGATGGACCTTGGCATCGCGTACCCGAACCAGTGGCCGGACGACGTGGTGGCCTACCCGTTCGCCATCTCGGGGCGCATGCTGCAGGTGCGCAACGTGACGCTGCTTAACGCCTTCAACGGCCTGGAGATGACCGCGGCGGGCGGCTGTGTTGTCGACGGCCTGCGCGGCACGGTCTTGAGGCGGGGAGTGCTGGCGCCGGACAGCACCGAGTTCTCGTGGATGCGCGACGTGCGCTTCTCCAACGCGTGGTGGGAGAGTTGGTCGCGGGCCCTCTCCGGCGCCGACATGGGCCGGGAGCGCTGCCGCGCGCTCGACGCCTTCACTCGCCGCCACCTCGTCGCCCTGGAGCTCGGCCGCATCGACGGCATGGCCATCGACGGCCTCGAGGCGCCCGACGCCGCCGTGCCGGTGCGGATCGAGAAAGGACCGCATGTTCAGCAGCACGCGGTCTTTGGCTATGGCGGCGTGGCCCGGGGGCTGCCCGCGCGACGCCAGGAGTTCGGCTGGGACCCCTGGTACTACGGCATGCACTACGCCGACGTTGACGAGGTGCCCGAGGCGCGCGGCCTCGTCAGGCGGGCCGCGCCCCTGCCCGCCCCGGCGCGCCGCGATGCCGGCTCGTTCGTCGACGTGGGCGCGCCGCCATACGAAGCCGCCGGCGATGGCGCGGCGGACGACACGTCGACCATCGAGGCGGCCCTGCGCCACGCGGGGGCGCGCGGCGGAGGCACGGTCTACCTGCGGCCAGGCGTCTACCGCGTCACGCGGCCGCTCGTCGTGCCGACGGGCGTGGAGCTGCGCGGCGCGCTGGGCATCGGCAAGGCACGCTCCTATCGGGAATCGTGCGCGCTCCTGGCCGACTTCGGCGCCAGCACCCTCGAGCCCCGGCTCGCCCCGGCGCTCCTCACGCTGGATCCCCGCGCCGGCGTGCGCGGGCTCGAGCTACTCTGGGCCGGGCAGACCTACGGCGCCGAGCCGCCCCGACCGTTCCCCTTTGCCCTTCGCGGGCGCGGACCCGGCATCTGGGCCGTCGACCTGCTGATCGTCAACGCGACGCGCGGCATTGACCTGGCGACCCATCGCTGCGACGGGCACGTCGTCTCCGGCGTGTGGGCGACGGCCTACGAGGAGGGCCTGGTCGTGGGCGGTGGCTCTCGCGGCGGGTGGCTGGAGCGCGTCACCATCTCCTACGGTCCCTGGAGCGAGTCGGCCCGCCGACCGGCGGGCGCGACGGCGGAGGATCGCGATGCCGTGGCGGCATACCACCGCGCGCACAGCGTCCACTTCACCTTCGGCGACTGCGAGGGCGAGAGCGCATGGGGCCTCTGCGGCTTCGACCCGCGGGTCCACTTCCGCTTCCGCGAGGAGGCCGGCCGCGGCTGCCTGCGCGCCTCCTTCTGGCTGAGCATGCTCGACGTGGCCGACCGCACGCTGATCGAGGCCGACGCGGGCGAGGAGATCGCGTTCGTCGGCCTTTTCGGCACCGGCGGGCGCGACCGGGTGCACAACTGGGTGGAGGTTGCGCCCGGCTTTCGCGGACCGCTCCGCGTCTATGCGAAGACCATCCAACAGAGCTTCGTGAACCACCCGTACCGCTGGCGACCCGGCCAGGTGCTCCTCTACGACGCGCCGTCCGCGGCGACGAATCGGCCGACCTCGGCGAGCGCATCGGCGCCGGGCAGCCGCCCGTCGGCGGCCACCGACCGTGACCCGCGCACCGTGTGGGCTGCGCCGCGCGGAAGCTGGCTGCAGGTGGACCTTGGCCGAACGATGCGCATCGGGCGATTCGGGGTAGAGTCGGCGGGCCTGTTCGGCGACGCCTCCGGCAACGTGACGGAGGCCGAGCTGCGCGTGAGCGCGGACGGTCGCACCTTTCGGCGGGTCGCCGTCGTGCGCTCCTACGGGCAGCCCTGGGCCGACCGGCCCGTGGAGCCGGTCACCGCGCGCTGGGTGCGCCTCTACCCGGTGTGCGGCGGCGACGGCGCCGTGCGCGTCGCCACCTTCAGCGTCCACGAGGCGCGCAGCGCGCATGGCTCGCCGGTCGCCGCCGCGGCGGCGAGGTGA
- a CDS encoding GDP-mannose 4,6-dehydratase yields MPDSLSGARVVVTGGAGFIGSELVRQLVDAGAEVIALDNLSNGKRENLEGLGGRCRLEVADVRDTARAGPLLRGADVVFHLACLGVRHSIHSPRENHDVNATATLDLLVGARAAGVGRFVYVSSSEVYGTARWAPMTEEHPTFPMTVYGSSKLAGECYARAYFRSYGYPTVVVRPFNTYGPRSHHEGDSGEVIPKFMLRALAGLPMVVFGDGTQTRDFTYVEDTARGIAQAAVCPEAVGETLNLGFGGETRIGDLAREVACVLGLDGSTVEHIEGRPGDVLRLHADTTRARALLGYEPRVGLREGLALLRDWYGAQGSAPEALLAAERVRNWEAP; encoded by the coding sequence ATGCCCGACTCGCTCAGCGGCGCGCGCGTCGTCGTGACCGGCGGCGCCGGGTTCATCGGCTCGGAGCTCGTGCGGCAGCTCGTGGACGCCGGCGCCGAGGTCATCGCGCTCGACAACCTGTCCAACGGCAAGCGCGAGAACCTGGAAGGCCTCGGCGGCCGCTGCCGCCTGGAGGTGGCCGACGTCCGCGACACCGCGCGCGCTGGGCCGCTTCTGCGCGGCGCCGATGTCGTGTTCCATCTCGCCTGCCTGGGGGTGCGCCACTCCATCCATTCGCCCCGCGAGAACCATGACGTGAACGCGACGGCCACGCTCGACCTGCTCGTCGGCGCGCGGGCGGCCGGCGTGGGCCGCTTCGTCTACGTCTCCAGCTCGGAGGTCTACGGGACGGCGCGCTGGGCGCCGATGACCGAGGAGCACCCGACCTTCCCGATGACGGTCTACGGCTCCTCCAAGCTGGCCGGAGAGTGCTACGCGCGTGCTTACTTCCGCAGCTACGGCTACCCGACGGTCGTAGTGCGGCCGTTCAACACCTACGGCCCGCGCTCGCACCACGAGGGCGACAGCGGCGAGGTGATCCCGAAGTTCATGCTGCGCGCCCTGGCCGGCCTCCCCATGGTGGTGTTCGGCGACGGGACGCAGACGCGCGATTTCACCTACGTGGAGGACACGGCGCGCGGCATCGCGCAGGCGGCAGTCTGCCCGGAGGCCGTCGGCGAGACGCTCAACCTGGGCTTCGGCGGCGAGACCCGCATCGGCGATCTGGCGCGCGAGGTCGCCTGCGTCCTCGGGCTGGACGGATCGACCGTTGAGCACATCGAGGGCCGGCCTGGCGACGTGCTGCGCCTCCACGCCGACACGACGCGCGCCCGGGCTCTCCTTGGCTACGAACCGCGCGTCGGCCTGCGCGAGGGGCTGGCGCTGCTGCGCGACTGGTACGGCGCGCAGGGGAGCGCGCCCGAGGCGCTCCTCGCCGCCGAGCGCGTGCGCAACTGGGAAGCGCCATGA
- a CDS encoding bifunctional metallophosphatase/5'-nucleotidase, whose translation MLALARPLCIAWLALVVGLLPAPGRPQATPPPVTRITLLQLNDVYQISPVDRGKRGGLARVATLRKRILAEQPNTLFLLGGDTLSPSVASNLFRGRQMVAAWNALGLDYAVYGNHEFDFGPEVLRERMRESRFTWLGANVIDRATGRIFADTPATVLREVGGIKVGILGVVTETTAFSSQAGAGVEFRPAVATAIGLVRELRRRGAQVVIALTHLPMSDDKVLARAAQPDVIMGGHEHEILQSMVGRTPIVKVGSDARDLGRIDLNLDPRTGRLLSIDWSLIPVTDEVPPDPEAAEAIGVYERELSAALDKPVGRTDVELDARQVSNRTGETNLADFIADTYRRQTGAETALFNGGSIRSNTTYGPGVLTRRDVLSILPFENPIVKIEVTGATIRAALEHGLGRIAEDREDGRFPQVSGIRFVFDERRPAGSRLTSVTVDGAPLDDAKTYTLATNIYVLGGGDGYTMFRGARALITPEEGQVEPAVVIAALGAVPSIAPKTDGRIQRAAASGARPAPAGRRLALAREARYPAREPVAANGAVGRRSWWAYAREARRTRSACS comes from the coding sequence ATGCTCGCCCTGGCCCGGCCCCTGTGCATCGCCTGGCTCGCCCTCGTCGTCGGCCTGCTGCCCGCGCCCGGCCGTCCGCAGGCAACTCCGCCGCCGGTGACCCGCATCACGCTGCTTCAGCTCAACGATGTCTATCAGATCTCGCCAGTCGACCGAGGGAAGCGCGGCGGCCTGGCCCGCGTTGCCACGCTGCGCAAGCGGATCCTGGCCGAACAGCCCAACACGCTGTTCCTGCTGGGCGGTGATACGCTCTCGCCCTCGGTGGCGTCGAACCTGTTTCGCGGCAGGCAGATGGTGGCGGCATGGAACGCGCTCGGGCTCGACTACGCGGTCTACGGCAACCACGAGTTCGACTTCGGGCCGGAGGTGCTGCGCGAGCGCATGCGCGAGTCGCGCTTCACGTGGCTCGGCGCCAACGTGATCGACCGCGCCACGGGCCGGATCTTCGCGGACACGCCGGCCACGGTGCTGCGCGAGGTCGGCGGGATCAAGGTGGGCATCCTCGGGGTGGTGACGGAGACGACGGCGTTCAGCTCGCAGGCCGGTGCCGGGGTGGAGTTCCGCCCGGCGGTCGCCACGGCCATCGGCCTGGTGCGTGAGTTGCGGCGCCGTGGAGCGCAGGTCGTGATCGCGCTCACGCACCTGCCGATGAGCGACGACAAGGTGCTGGCCCGCGCCGCCCAGCCGGACGTCATCATGGGCGGCCACGAGCACGAGATCCTGCAGTCGATGGTGGGCAGAACGCCCATCGTCAAGGTCGGATCGGACGCCCGCGACCTCGGTCGCATCGACCTCAATCTTGACCCGCGCACCGGGCGCCTGCTCAGCATCGACTGGTCGCTGATCCCCGTGACCGACGAGGTGCCGCCCGACCCGGAGGCGGCGGAAGCGATCGGCGTCTACGAGAGGGAGCTCTCCGCCGCGCTCGACAAGCCCGTGGGGCGCACGGACGTGGAGCTCGACGCGCGCCAGGTGTCGAACCGCACCGGCGAGACGAACCTGGCCGACTTCATCGCCGACACCTACCGCCGGCAGACCGGGGCCGAGACCGCCCTCTTCAACGGTGGCTCGATTCGTTCGAACACCACCTATGGCCCCGGCGTCCTCACCCGGCGCGACGTGCTCTCCATCCTGCCCTTCGAGAACCCCATCGTGAAGATCGAGGTGACCGGCGCGACGATCCGCGCGGCGCTCGAGCACGGCCTTGGACGAATCGCCGAGGACCGGGAGGATGGGCGCTTTCCGCAGGTGTCTGGCATCCGCTTCGTGTTCGACGAACGCCGACCCGCCGGCTCGCGGCTCACGAGCGTGACCGTGGACGGCGCGCCACTCGACGACGCGAAGACCTACACACTGGCGACGAACATCTACGTGCTCGGAGGCGGCGACGGGTACACGATGTTCCGAGGCGCGCGTGCGCTCATCACGCCGGAGGAGGGGCAGGTGGAGCCTGCCGTGGTGATTGCGGCCCTCGGCGCCGTGCCCTCCATCGCGCCGAAGACGGATGGCCGGATCCAGCGCGCCGCCGCGTCCGGCGCCCGGCCCGCCCCGGCTGGAAGGCGCCTCGCGTTGGCGCGGGAGGCGCGCTACCCGGCGCGGGAGCCGGTTGCGGCGAACGGAGCCGTCGGCAGACGCTCATGGTGGGCGTACGCGAGAGAGGCGAGGCGCACGCGAAGCGCGTGCTCGTGA
- a CDS encoding DegT/DnrJ/EryC1/StrS family aminotransferase → MSKTPDGQSIGADSFPKDVLPVVDLRRQYACIRDEVIQGLHEVADSMIYVLGPKVAQFEKDFAAFVGARHCVGVNSGTSALHLALICAGVGQGDEVITVPMTFIATSWAISYVGASPVFVDIDPCTYTMDPEQVEKQITRRTKALLPVHLYGQPADLAPLLEIGERHGIPVIEDAAQCHGALHRGQPAGSRGLCGCFSFYPGKNLGAYGEGGAVVTDDDGIAARLRALRNHAQQHQHYHDELGFNYRMDAFQGAVLGIKLRYLEEWTSARRRLAARYNQRLADTPLKLPVEAHDRRHVWHLYVALHPDRDRVRRELDARGISTSLHYPVPVHLQKAYRHLRYRVGDFPVAERVARECISLPLFPELTDAEQDRVVDALREVC, encoded by the coding sequence ATGAGCAAGACGCCTGACGGGCAGTCGATCGGCGCCGATAGCTTCCCGAAGGATGTTCTACCGGTCGTCGACCTGCGCCGGCAGTACGCATGCATCCGCGACGAGGTGATCCAGGGGCTGCACGAGGTGGCCGACAGCATGATCTACGTGCTGGGGCCGAAGGTCGCCCAGTTCGAGAAGGACTTCGCCGCCTTCGTCGGGGCCAGGCACTGCGTCGGCGTCAACTCCGGCACCTCCGCCCTCCACCTCGCCCTGATCTGCGCGGGGGTTGGTCAGGGCGACGAGGTGATCACGGTCCCGATGACCTTCATCGCGACCTCATGGGCCATCTCCTATGTCGGCGCCTCCCCGGTCTTCGTCGACATCGACCCCTGCACGTACACGATGGACCCCGAGCAGGTGGAGAAGCAGATCACGCGCCGCACGAAGGCGCTACTGCCCGTGCACCTCTACGGCCAGCCGGCCGACCTGGCGCCCCTGTTGGAGATCGGCGAGCGTCACGGCATCCCGGTGATCGAGGACGCCGCGCAGTGCCACGGCGCGCTCCATCGCGGCCAGCCCGCGGGCTCGCGCGGGCTCTGCGGCTGCTTCAGCTTCTACCCGGGCAAGAACCTGGGGGCCTACGGCGAGGGCGGCGCCGTGGTGACCGATGACGACGGCATCGCCGCGCGCCTGCGCGCCCTGCGCAACCACGCCCAGCAGCACCAGCACTACCACGATGAGCTCGGCTTCAACTACCGCATGGACGCCTTCCAGGGCGCGGTGCTCGGCATCAAGCTGCGCTACCTGGAGGAGTGGACCAGCGCGCGCCGCCGCCTGGCCGCCCGCTACAACCAGCGACTGGCCGACACACCGCTGAAGCTGCCCGTCGAGGCGCACGACCGGCGCCACGTCTGGCACCTCTATGTCGCGCTGCACCCGGATCGCGACCGCGTCCGCCGCGAGCTCGATGCCCGCGGCATCTCCACCAGCCTCCACTATCCGGTCCCGGTGCACCTGCAGAAGGCCTATCGGCACCTGCGCTACCGCGTTGGCGACTTCCCCGTGGCCGAGCGCGTCGCCCGCGAGTGCATCTCGCTGCCGCTCTTCCCGGAACTGACCGACGCGGAGCAGGACCGCGTCGTCGATGCGCTGCGAGAGGTCTGCTGA
- a CDS encoding Gfo/Idh/MocA family oxidoreductase, whose protein sequence is MLRIGVIGYGYWGPNLARNFHHSPLWSLVRVADFQPARREAAARDCPGVETCAEPEPILRAPDIDAVAIATPIATHFELALAALQAGKHVLVEKPMTDDAGQAERLVAEADRRGLVLLVDHTFVYTEAVRWLTEFAGGGQFGEPYYFDSIRANLGLFQRDASVLWDLAPHDLSILTAVLDRPVRSVAAFGASHAGSRVPDIAYLTLDLGDGCLAHFHVSWLSPVKVRRVLLAGSRKMVVFDDLEATEKLKVYDSGVNIRHDDSEGAYRLRVDYRVGDMTSPALKSGEALAAEAAHFARCILGEERPRTGGEAGLAVVRVLSAAEQSMRSGGEIVRL, encoded by the coding sequence ATGCTGCGAATTGGCGTCATCGGCTACGGCTACTGGGGGCCGAACCTGGCCCGCAACTTCCATCACAGCCCGCTGTGGTCGCTCGTGCGCGTGGCCGACTTCCAGCCCGCCCGCCGCGAGGCGGCCGCCCGCGACTGCCCCGGGGTCGAGACATGCGCGGAGCCCGAGCCGATCCTGCGCGCGCCGGACATCGACGCCGTCGCCATCGCGACACCCATCGCCACCCACTTCGAGTTGGCGCTCGCGGCGCTGCAGGCCGGCAAGCACGTGCTCGTCGAGAAGCCGATGACCGACGACGCCGGCCAGGCGGAGCGCCTGGTGGCGGAGGCGGACCGGCGCGGCCTGGTGCTGCTCGTCGACCACACCTTCGTCTACACCGAGGCCGTCCGCTGGCTGACCGAGTTCGCCGGCGGCGGCCAGTTCGGCGAGCCCTACTACTTCGACTCCATTCGGGCCAACCTGGGCCTCTTTCAGCGCGACGCCAGCGTGCTGTGGGACCTCGCCCCGCACGACCTCTCCATCCTCACCGCCGTGCTGGACCGCCCGGTCCGGTCCGTCGCCGCGTTCGGGGCAAGCCACGCGGGCAGCCGCGTGCCGGACATCGCCTACCTGACGCTCGACCTGGGCGATGGCTGCCTGGCGCACTTCCACGTGAGCTGGCTTTCGCCGGTCAAGGTGCGCCGCGTGCTCCTGGCGGGCAGCCGCAAGATGGTGGTGTTTGACGACCTGGAGGCGACCGAGAAGCTGAAGGTCTACGACAGCGGAGTCAACATCCGCCACGACGACTCGGAGGGCGCCTACCGCCTGCGCGTGGACTACCGCGTGGGCGACATGACTTCGCCCGCGCTCAAGAGCGGCGAGGCGCTCGCCGCCGAGGCGGCCCACTTCGCGCGATGCATCCTGGGCGAGGAGCGTCCGCGGACCGGGGGCGAAGCCGGCCTGGCGGTCGTGCGCGTCCTGAGCGCCGCCGAGCAGAGCATGAGAAGCGGAGGGGAGATCGTGCGCCTGTGA